In Maridesulfovibrio sp., the following proteins share a genomic window:
- the wecB gene encoding UDP-N-acetylglucosamine 2-epimerase (non-hydrolyzing) — translation MEKVFLVAGARPNLMKVAPIFRASRAVDSVECQMVYTGQHYDRQMSQVFFEDLDIPKPKFNMGKSTGTHAEQTGAIMIAFEKMCMDEKPDLVVVVGDVNSTLACSVTARKLHIPVAHVEAGLRSGDMDMPEEINRMVTDSISNLFFTTEDHGRENLLREGKDADSIFHVGNVMIDNLFHNVERLGPEVVAGYQSRELKEKIGRYGFMTMHRPSNVDNRDVLEGIVEALNTIAEDLPLLFPIHPRTEKMMKQFGISFSENVHTFPPLAFRESLYLWKDAQVVITDSGGLQEETTALGVPCVTVRKNTERPVTIEKGTNVLAGVSGENIIREVRSALKKAGNPVPKIEGWDGQASERIWRVLVDFLA, via the coding sequence ATGGAAAAAGTATTTCTAGTTGCCGGGGCAAGACCAAATTTAATGAAAGTGGCGCCTATTTTTCGGGCATCCCGTGCAGTTGATTCTGTTGAATGTCAGATGGTTTATACCGGGCAGCATTATGATCGTCAGATGTCGCAGGTTTTCTTTGAGGATCTGGACATCCCCAAGCCCAAATTCAATATGGGCAAATCCACAGGAACACACGCCGAACAGACCGGGGCGATTATGATCGCTTTCGAAAAAATGTGCATGGACGAGAAGCCTGATCTTGTGGTCGTGGTTGGTGATGTGAATTCTACGCTGGCCTGTTCGGTGACAGCCAGAAAGCTGCATATCCCGGTGGCCCATGTTGAGGCCGGACTGCGTAGCGGTGATATGGACATGCCTGAGGAAATAAATCGGATGGTTACCGATTCCATTAGCAATCTGTTCTTTACCACTGAAGACCATGGGCGCGAGAACCTGCTGCGTGAAGGTAAAGATGCAGATTCGATTTTCCATGTGGGTAATGTGATGATCGACAATCTTTTTCACAATGTAGAGCGTCTGGGGCCGGAGGTTGTTGCCGGTTACCAGAGCAGGGAATTAAAGGAGAAGATCGGAAGATATGGATTCATGACCATGCACCGTCCTTCGAATGTCGATAACCGTGATGTGCTGGAAGGGATAGTGGAAGCTCTGAATACAATTGCGGAAGATCTCCCCCTTCTTTTTCCCATCCATCCGCGGACTGAGAAAATGATGAAGCAGTTCGGCATTTCATTCTCGGAAAACGTGCATACATTTCCGCCATTGGCTTTTCGGGAATCTTTGTATCTGTGGAAAGACGCGCAGGTGGTCATTACCGACAGCGGCGGATTGCAGGAAGAAACAACCGCGCTGGGAGTGCCGTGCGTTACTGTTCGAAAGAACACCGAACGTCCGGTGACAATTGAAAAAGGTACCAATGTGCTGGCCGGAGTTTCCGGGGAAAATATCATACGTGAAGTCAGATCCGCACTGAAGAAGGCAGGTAATCCGGTTCCAAAGATAGAGGGCTGGGACGGTCAGGCATCAGAGCGGATATGGAGAGTTCTGGTTGATTTTCTTGCATAA
- the radA gene encoding DNA repair protein RadA, whose amino-acid sequence MKTKDVFVCTNCGAQALKWQGQCPRCGEWNTLQEKVVVRRKGGVSHAPANTLGVLLSDIPVEQTEARSTGFKPLDTVLGKGFVPGGAVLVGGEPGIGKSTLLLQLAAEQCRMGNKAVYFSGEESLAQIRGRADRLGVLQSGLLAVASTNAEEALSILEAPEKPDLMIIDSVQTLTSPRADGIPGSVSQVRAVSSELVEAAKKTSTTLVIVGHVTKDGQIAGPKLLEHMVDTVLYLEGDRKHMMRIMRVLKNRFGPSDELVVFSMREAGMEIVEDPSTLFLGDRDDSCSGAAVVMAMDGHKPFAVEVQALASRTVLSIPRRTALGFDTNRLNLLLAVLEKRLNLNLGQLDIYAKIGGGLAMRDPGLDLGVVAAVLSSFYDLPLQPGAVFWGEVDLNGRIRPASGGETRLKQAQRLGYGPIYQSETCRTLEELQSKLFGPE is encoded by the coding sequence GTGAAAACTAAAGACGTTTTTGTTTGTACAAATTGCGGTGCACAGGCTTTGAAATGGCAGGGCCAGTGTCCGCGTTGCGGTGAGTGGAATACATTGCAGGAGAAGGTAGTAGTCCGCCGCAAGGGCGGGGTCAGTCATGCCCCTGCAAATACTTTGGGCGTGCTGCTTTCCGATATTCCTGTGGAACAGACCGAAGCCCGTTCCACCGGGTTCAAGCCCCTTGATACTGTACTTGGGAAGGGCTTTGTGCCTGGCGGTGCAGTGCTTGTCGGCGGCGAACCGGGCATTGGTAAATCCACGTTGCTTCTCCAGCTTGCTGCGGAGCAATGCCGTATGGGGAACAAGGCAGTCTATTTTTCTGGCGAAGAATCTCTGGCCCAGATTCGTGGAAGGGCGGACCGTCTGGGGGTTTTGCAATCCGGTTTGCTGGCTGTCGCTTCCACAAATGCGGAAGAGGCTCTTTCTATCCTTGAGGCTCCGGAGAAACCTGATCTGATGATTATAGACTCGGTGCAGACGCTAACTTCACCGCGTGCGGATGGGATTCCCGGCAGTGTAAGTCAGGTTAGGGCCGTTTCGTCAGAACTGGTGGAAGCTGCCAAGAAAACCAGCACCACTCTGGTTATAGTGGGTCACGTTACGAAAGACGGTCAGATTGCAGGGCCAAAGTTGCTTGAGCACATGGTTGATACCGTTCTTTACCTGGAAGGAGACCGCAAACACATGATGCGCATCATGCGTGTGCTTAAAAACAGGTTCGGTCCCAGTGACGAACTGGTAGTCTTTTCCATGCGTGAAGCAGGTATGGAGATTGTGGAAGATCCTTCAACTCTTTTTCTCGGAGACCGGGACGATTCCTGTTCCGGTGCTGCGGTAGTGATGGCCATGGATGGGCACAAGCCGTTCGCGGTGGAAGTGCAGGCCCTTGCAAGCCGCACAGTACTGTCCATACCGCGCCGCACCGCTCTGGGTTTTGATACCAACAGGTTGAATCTTCTTCTGGCTGTGCTGGAAAAAAGGCTTAATTTGAACTTGGGCCAGCTGGATATTTATGCCAAGATCGGTGGCGGCTTGGCTATGCGTGATCCCGGACTGGATCTGGGAGTTGTGGCTGCTGTTCTGTCTTCATTTTATGACCTTCCACTACAACCCGGAGCTGTTTTCTGGGGTGAGGTGGACCTGAACGGACGCATCCGTCCGGCATCAGGCGGTGAAACAAGGCTCAAGCAGGCCCAGAGGCTAGGGTACGGGCCAATTTACCAGTCGGAAACCTGCCGTACTCTGGAAGAGTTGCAGAGCAAGTTATTTGGGCCAGAATAA